From Ignavibacterium sp.:
GTTGTACAACTGTTCCGTTTGCAAGCGCAGCAAACAAACCGAATGCAGCACCATTCTGATTGCCAGCAGGACTTAAAAATCCTGAAGCAAACACAGCTAAAGAGCTTCCATCTAATCCTGAGAGTGGCGCTATGAATGAACCAACTAATGTTGTTCCATCAGCAAGGTAAAGATCTAATGTATAGTCACCAGCCGGAACGGTAAAGTAAGGAGTGATATCACCATAAGCAGCATCATCAACAAGCACAAGGTTGCCTGCTTCTCTTGCTTTAACATCTACAGTCGGGGCATCAGTGGACCCGTGCAATACAAAGATATCAACTCCACTACCTACAGCAGTTTCTCTTGCCTGTGGCTTTACAAATAAAGTAAATGCTGTTGATCTTCCATCAGGATTTGCTGCATAAAGACTTGGATTAAGAACGCCATTTGCAAAAACAACATATTTTTCTCCAGCAGATAAAACTACCGGGAAATTTTTTAATGTATCGTTTACAGATGTACTATTTCCTGGTGCAACTCCTATATTTAATGTAACACCAGCAGGTAAGTCAATAAATGGAGTAGCTGCTCTGAATGCAAAGTTATCTAGAGCAAGAGTTCCATTTACATATACATCAACAGGATCGGCTAATACATCGGCTGAATTATGAATAACCTGAACTCTTGCAGTAGAACTTGATGAAATAACTTGCAAATAATCTAAACCAAAATAATTTGAATAATTTCCGCTTGGTCCACCATTAGTGTGATAGTATTGAATTGCAAATCGAACTGTACCAGAGTGTTGAAAAGTTCCTGTCCATCTTGCCCAACCTGTATTGCTGACTTTATATCTTCCCCAGGTAACATCAAAATCATTAGGAGTAGTACCTGCTGTAGTTGAATATCTGACAAATATTGAATCATCAAAAGTTGAGTTATCGGGCGAGCGATGCCAGAAACTTAAAGTATCTCCTGCATTAACAGTTATCGGTGGAGAAATAAGCCATTGATCAATTAAAAATCCATTAGCTCCGTTATAATTCTGACCAACATAACCATCTGTAGGGCCTTCATAAGCGCTAAATACTGTAGGATTTCCCTGGAACCAGGAAGTTGTTCCGCCCCCATCAACATTTAATGTGATCCAGCCACGGGAATTAAGACCTGTTTCAGTATTATCTCCATTAAAATCATCCTGAAAAATTACAGTACTTTCAGTTTGATCAATTTTTATAGGTTCTCCTTTGGATGTTCCTGAAGTTTTAGAGCTGTAAAGAACATCTGTCTGAGCAACCGAAATGAAAGGAAACAGGAATGAGACAAAAAGAGCAATTAGTTTTTTCATAGTGACTCCTTTGATTAGTTTATGGATGATAATTCCATAACCGAAGTATTTTTTTTATAGTTCCAAAAAAAAGAGGGAAATTTTAGTGACCTATTAAATCTGAGATGTTATGAGTTTAGTCTTTAAGAAAATCTTACTTTGTTTGATATTTCGTCAATATCATCTGGTAAAACAGGAAAGTGTTTTGAAAGGATATCGGACAGAGCAGTTATACATTCAATTATCCCTTTTGGAAAATTTCCTGAGCGGAAAGTGTTGCTCATTTGATTTGCAATATTGTCAAGAATTTTTTGTTCAATCTTGTCACTGATTTTTTTATCAGCAAGAATGTAGAATTGCTTATCAGTTAGTAAAATAAAAATTAAAATACCCGTTTTTTCTATCGTTGCTGTAATTTCGGATTTCTGAAATTCAGTTTCTGCAAGTTCTCTGATTGATTTTCGTTTCTCAAAAAAATTTCTTCTCTCTTTAATTACTACAAGAATTTCAGCAGAGGTTTTCTTTTCAACATCTTTAATTGTGTTTGAAATTCTCAGTAATTCATCATCATTCAGGTAATTGTAGATTATTCTTTTACTCATTCTGGCAATTAAAAATTTGTTGATGTCAAAATCAGGAATGAATTTGAAATTTCAAAATGTGAAGAAGATTGGCTCGGCTATAATTACGAGCCAATCTTAATTTAAATACCGAATTTATCTGCGACGAACTCCTATGTCTCCACCTGATGTTGTTGCGATAAGTTTATTACCGCCATTATTTATTTCACCAATAATTCTTGTTCTGCTCATCTTTTCAACATTATTAAGCTTAAAGTTACAGGAAACATCACCACCAGATGTTGAAAGCTCAACTTTAGCACCGAAGTCAGAGGGTAAAGTTATTTCAATATCTCCACCTGAGGTTCTGAGTTCAATTCCTTTATTCTGTCCTGTGTATTCAAGAGTAATATCTCCACCGGAAGTTCTTGCTTCAATTGAGGCATCGTTTGAGAAAATTTTAATATCTCCGCCTGAAGTGTTTAATTTTACTACGCCGGTAAGTCTGTCAGCCCAGATATCTCCACCAGATGTATTTAAAGAAATTTCGCCATTAACAGCGCCAACTTTTATATCTCCGCCAGCAGTTGAAATTTGGAGGTTAAAATTAGCGGGCACTTTAACTTCATACTTCAGTCTGATATTTGAAAAGAAATTCCACTTCTTTTTTCTTTCTCCTTTGATGTTGATGGATTGATCATCGGCATCAAAATAATACTCGAACTTCTCTTTAGCGTTTTCGTTCCCGTAAATTTTTACCTCAACTTCATTTCTGTGCCAGGGAGTAATTGCCACATCTCCACCATCTGTAGAAAGTTTCAGAAGTTTTCCGGATTCGATTTTAAAATTTTTATGATGAATAAGCTCCAAATCTTTCTTGAAAAGATTTG
This genomic window contains:
- a CDS encoding choice-of-anchor J domain-containing protein, producing MKKLIALFVSFLFPFISVAQTDVLYSSKTSGTSKGEPIKIDQTESTVIFQDDFNGDNTETGLNSRGWITLNVDGGGTTSWFQGNPTVFSAYEGPTDGYVGQNYNGANGFLIDQWLISPPITVNAGDTLSFWHRSPDNSTFDDSIFVRYSTTAGTTPNDFDVTWGRYKVSNTGWARWTGTFQHSGTVRFAIQYYHTNGGPSGNYSNYFGLDYLQVISSSSTARVQVIHNSADVLADPVDVYVNGTLALDNFAFRAATPFIDLPAGVTLNIGVAPGNSTSVNDTLKNFPVVLSAGEKYVVFANGVLNPSLYAANPDGRSTAFTLFVKPQARETAVGSGVDIFVLHGSTDAPTVDVKAREAGNLVLVDDAAYGDITPYFTVPAGDYTLDLYLADGTTLVGSFIAPLSGLDGSSLAVFASGFLSPAGNQNGAAFGLFAALANGTVVQLVPGVVPVELSSFTASVNGTSVSLNWTTVTETNNRGFEVQRKSSEGDFVTVGFVNGRGTTTEIQNYSFTDSDLPIGSYAYRLKQIDFDGKFEYSKVVEVSVIAPKEFSLEQNFPNPFNPSTQITFNLKTDSDVSLKVFNLLGQEIATLVNGRLSAGTQQIEFRADNLSSGVYFYRIDAIGIDGTNFSSTKKMILSR
- a CDS encoding TPM domain-containing protein; this translates as MSKRIIYNYLNDDELLRISNTIKDVEKKTSAEILVVIKERRNFFEKRKSIRELAETEFQKSEITATIEKTGILIFILLTDKQFYILADKKISDKIEQKILDNIANQMSNTFRSGNFPKGIIECITALSDILSKHFPVLPDDIDEISNKVRFS
- a CDS encoding DUF4097 family beta strand repeat-containing protein, giving the protein MKHYLTTLLLLTFTLMSSSFASNLFKKDLELIHHKNFKIESGKLLKLSTDGGDVAITPWHRNEVEVKIYGNENAKEKFEYYFDADDQSINIKGERKKKWNFFSNIRLKYEVKVPANFNLQISTAGGDIKVGAVNGEISLNTSGGDIWADRLTGVVKLNTSGGDIKIFSNDASIEARTSGGDITLEYTGQNKGIELRTSGGDIEITLPSDFGAKVELSTSGGDVSCNFKLNNVEKMSRTRIIGEINNGGNKLIATTSGGDIGVRRR